One genomic window of Cannabis sativa cultivar Pink pepper isolate KNU-18-1 chromosome 2, ASM2916894v1, whole genome shotgun sequence includes the following:
- the LOC115719514 gene encoding pectin acetylesterase 10 yields the protein MKLLWVGIAFVVVLAKWVNGFVEFSLNETEISLMEGFGVSKAGYNPLMVGLTLIHGAGAKGAVCLDGTLPGYHWHRGYGSGANNWLIQLEGGGWCNNVRNCVYRKKTRRGSSTYMEKLIPFTGILSEKAQENPDFYNWNRVKLRYCDGASFTGDSEHKGAQLQFRGERIWWAAMEDLMSKGMRNARQTLLSGCSAGGLASILHCDDFKSLFSGNTRVKCLSDAGLFLDAVDVSGGRTLRNLYSGVVGLQGVGKSLPRICTNHLDPTSCFFPQNLIASVKTPLFILNAAYDSWQIQSSLAPPSADPHGFWHECRLNHAKCSSTQIHFLQGFRNQMLKVISRFSRSRQNGLFINSCFAHCQTERQDTWFADDSPVIRNKPIALAVGDWYFDRAAVKDIDCPYPCDNTCHNLVFR from the exons ATGAAGCTTTTGTGGGTTGGTATTGCTTTTGTAGTTGTTTTAGCCAAATGGGTTAATGGCTTTGTGGAATTTAGTCTGAATGAAACTGAGATATCCTTAATGGAAGGCTTTGGAGTCTCTAAGGCAGGTTACAACCCTTTAATGGTTGGTCTTACCCTCATTCACGGAGCTGGCGCAAAAGGAGCTG TCTGCTTGGATGGAACCTTGCCAGGATACCATTGGCACCGTGGATATGGATCAGGAGCAAATAATTGGCTTATACAATTGGAG GGTGGTGGTTGGTGCAATAATGTTAGGAATTGTGTATATCGCAAAAAAACAAGGCGGGGATCGTCAACATACATGGAAAAGCTAATACCATTTACAGGAATACTAAGTGAAAAAGCTCAAGAGAATCCTG ACTTCTACAACTGGAATAGAGTAAAGCTTCGCTACTGTGATGGGGCCTCATTTACTGGCGACAGTGAACATAAG GGTGCACAATTGCAATTTAGAGGAGAACGTATATGGTGGGCTGCTATGGAAGATTTAATGTCAAAGGGAATGCGTAATGCTCGTCAG acTCTTCTTTCTGGATGCTCTGCTGGGGGTCTTGCATCTATTTTACATTGTGATGACTTTAAGAGTTTGTTTTCCGGAAACACTAGAGTGAAGTGCCTCAGTGATGCTGGATTGTTTCTTGACGC GGTCGATGTTTCTGGTGGAAGAACACTCAGGAATCTATACAGTGGTGTAGTAGGTTTGCAG GGAGTGGGAAAGAGTTTACCACGGATTTGTACTAACCATCTTGACCCAACTTCG TGCTTCTTCCCTCAAAATTTGATTGCCAGCGTTAAGACCCCGCTGTTTATTCTCAATGCAGCCTACGATTCATGGCAG ATTCAATCCAGCTTAGCTCCACCATCAGCAGATCCCCATGGCTTCTGGCATGAATGCAGATTAAACCATGCAAAATGTTCTTCTACACAAATTCATTTCTTACAAG GATTCAGGAATCAGATGCTAAAAGTAATCAGTCGATTCTCACGCTCTCGTCAAAATGGTTTGTTTATAAACTCTTGCTTTGCTCATTGCCAAACTGAGAGGCAAGATACATGGTTTGCCGATGATTCTCCCGTCATCAGAAACAAG CCAATTGCACTCGCTGTTGGAGACTGGTACTTCGACCGAGCAGCTGTTAAGGACATAGATTGTCCCTACCCTTGTGACAACACTTGCCATAATCTAGTTTTCCGATGA